A DNA window from Enoplosus armatus isolate fEnoArm2 chromosome 9, fEnoArm2.hap1, whole genome shotgun sequence contains the following coding sequences:
- the LOC139290295 gene encoding transmembrane protein 100 → MLNHFGHLTKEFKPTMTDKMETLDPSTLSDVLSTVTYNPKSETVTLPGGVVSVAGITVVTGGAELSCGSCMLAFGFWVTLIGFSCVAVGLWDHLNQSKGGTSHLLVLGLVILALSLGVVGSVVAFYLLTKKKREMTREEREDGKQVLVESERVIKKVTV, encoded by the coding sequence atGCTAAATCACTTTGGCCACCTGACAAAGGAATTTAAACCAACCATGACAGACAAGATGGAAACGCTTGATCCTTCAACTCTATCAGATGTCCTTTCTACTGTCACCTACAACCCTAAATCTGAGACAGTGACCTTACCAGGAGGGGTCGTCTCAGTGGCGGGCATCACCGTGGTGACCGGGGGCGCTGAGCTGTCCTGTGGATCCTGTATGCTGGCCTTTGGTTTTTGGGTAACTCTCATCGGCTTCAGTTGTGTCGCTGTGGGGCTGTGGGACCACCTGAACCAGTCTAAAGGAGGAACCTCTCACTTACTGGTACTGGGATTGGTGATTCTGGCCCTCAGTTTAGGGGTGGTGGGAAGTGTGGTGGCATTTTACCTCctgacgaagaagaagagagagatgacacgagaggagagagaggatggaaaaCAAGTTCTTGTAGAGAGTGAGAGGGTAATTAAAAAAGTcacagtgtaa
- the rcvrn2 gene encoding recoverin 2 has product MGNSTSSALSKEILEDLKLSTKFTENEISLWYENFQKQCPTGRITPEEFEQIYTRFFPESDAKSYARHVFRSFDTNDDGTLDFKEYIIALHMTSTGKTTRKLEWAFSLFDVDKNGYINKTEVTEICQAIFKLIPKEEQSKLPEDENTPEKRANKLWSYFEKKDNERLAEGEFIKGVIENENAMRLIHYEPIKQ; this is encoded by the exons ATGGGAAATTCCACCAGTAGCGCATTATCAAAGGAGATCCTGGAGGACCTGAAGCTCAGCACCAAATTCACTGAAAATGAGATCAGCCTGTGGTACGAGAACTTTCAGAAGCAGTGCCCGACGGGACGCATAACACCAGAAGAGTTTGAGCAGATTTACACCCGCTTCTTTCCTGAGAGTGATGCCAAGAGCTACGCTCGGCATGTGTTTCGCTCCTTTGACACCAACGATGATGGCACTTTGGACTTCAAGGAGTACATCATTGCACTGCACATGACCTCCACTGGGAAAACGACCCGAAAACTGGAGTGGGCCTTCTCGCTGTTTGATGTAGACAAGAACGGATACATCAATAAGACAGAAGTGACGGAGATCTGCCAG GCCATATTTAAGCTGATCCCCAAGGAGGAGCAGAGCAAGCTACCAGAGGATGAGAACACACCCGAGAAGAGAGCCAACAAGCTGTGGTCTTACTTCGAAAAGAAAGACAACG AGCGGCTGGCTGAAGGAGAGTTCATCAAAGGAGTGATTGAAAATGAGAATGCAATGCGTCTCATCCACTATGAACCAATCAAACAATAA
- the LOC139290371 gene encoding germ cell-specific gene 1-like protein codes for MLEGMSRRSRSLLSLTLTTLALALSILALCTSYWCEGTHKVVKPLCLSPVKMKNCGQNNSEPYTTESPTQNPFNRTLSPARRDELAKIRQRQLANAVHYIWETGEDKFAFRYFHTGFWESCEKHSDGEKCRSFIELTPGETQGVLWLSVISEFTYIGLLGMGFLLMWLEVLCSHKEMHSLKINAYAAICTVLSGLLGMVAHMMYTTVFQMTVIVGPKDWRPQSWDYGWSFALAWVSFSCCMGAAVVTLNSYTKTIIELRRKQRLRLEEARAATHAPSYDEVVPGGGLYSVSGLLQCPDGMIDVAWAPNGSVVGNGDVPTLVLVGGCGPEGCEDCEREMDEMEDAVDRVDSPC; via the exons ATGCTGGAGGGTATGTCCCGTCGCTCTCGCTCGCTGCTCTCCCTGACCTTGACCACTCTGGCTCTGGCCCTCTCCATCCTGGCTCTCTGCACCTCTTACTGGTGTGAGGGCACTCACAAGGTGGTCAAGCCTCTCTGCCTGTCGCCTGTCAAAATGAAGAACTGCGGTCAGAACAACAGCGAGCCTTACACCACAG AGAGTCCCACTCAGAACCCCTTCAACCGCACACTGTCTCCAGCCCGGAGGGACGAGCTGGCCAAGATCAGACAGAGGCAGCTGGCCAACGCGGTCCACTACATCTGGGAGACGGGAGAAGATAAATTTGCTTTTAGATACTTCCACACTGGTTTCTGGGAAAGCTGTGAGAAACACAGCGATG GGGAGAAATGTCGAAGCTTTATAGAGTTAACGCCTGGAGAAACACAAG GTGTGCTCTGGCTGTCAGTTATTTCAGAGTTTACATACATCGGTCTGCTGGGGATGGGCTTCTTACTGATGTGGCTGGAAGTCTTGTGTTCCCATAAAGAGATGCACTCGCTAAAAATCAACGCCTATGCAGCTATCTGTACTGTGTTATCAG GTCTTCTTGGGATGGTGGCCCATATGATGTACACCACAGTATTTCAGATGACGGTCATTGTGGGCCCCAAAGACTGGAGGCCTCAGTCCTGGGACTACGGCTGGTCATTTGC TCTTGCCTGGGTGTCCTTCAGTTGCTGTATGGGGGCCGCTGTGGTGACGCTCAACTCCTACACAAAGACCATCATCGAGCTCCGTCGCAAGCAGAGGCTCCGTTTGGAGGAAGCAAGAGCCGCCACTCACGCTCCTTCCTATGACGAGGTCGTTCCAGGTGGCGGGCTCTACTCTGTCAGTGGCCTATTGCAGTGTCCAGACGGCATGATTGACGTAGCGTGGGCCCCGAATGGCAGTGTGGTTGGCAATGGGGACGTACCGACGCTGGTTTTAGTTGGAGGCTGTGGGCCAGAGGGGTGTGaagactgtgagagagagatggatgagatGGAGGACGCCGTGGACCGAGTTGATTCGCCTTGTTAG